The DNA region TGGCCACGGCTTCTTGATGACCAAGTATCCCTTCACTCCGGGGGGGACTGGGTTCCCGTTTTCATCTACGACATCAACCTCAAAACCTGGTAGCGGCGGTCCGTTTGTGCCCGGCTTCATTGGTACTAGGTAGAGGCCCGGCGCGTGGCTAATCACTATGCCGCCTGTCTCTGTCATCCACCAAGTAGATCCAAAGGCCACCTTCTCGTTGCCGAGAACTCTGTAGGCCCATCTCCACGCCTCGGGGTTTATCGGCTCGCCGACGCTGTGTATAATGCGGAGGGTTGACAAGTCGTGCTTCCCCGGCCAAGCCTCGCCGTAGCGCATAAACATACGTATGGCCGTGGGCGACGTGTATAGTATCGTCACTCCGTAGCGCTCTATTATAGACCACCACCTGTCGGGCTGTGGGTAGTCGGGTGCGCCCTCGTATATTATCTCAGTGGTGCCCATGAGCAGAGGCCCCAACACCACGTAGCTGTGCCCCGTCACCCAGCCAATATCCGCTGTGCACCAGTATATGTCGTCATCTCTAATATCAAATACCCACTTCATAGTGGCATAAACGTGGACAGCCCACCCACCGGTGTCGTGAACAATGCCCTTGGGCTTCCCAGTAGTGCCAGATGTGTAGAGGATGAACGACGGGTGCTCGCTTTCCACAGGCTCAGGCTCGATGTAGGTATTGGGCGGTATGCCTTGCATCAGCCGGTTCCACCAGAAGTCGCGGCCCTCGGTCATTGGCACATCCTTTAGTCCAAGTCTAGGTAGCACAATGACGTTTTCCACACCAGGCGCTTTTTCGAGCGCTGAGTCTACTACTTCTTTTAGTCTTACCACTTTGCCTCTGCGCCAGAATCCGTCAGCTGTTATGACAATACGGGATTGGGAGTCGTTTATGCGCTCTGCTAAAGCGTCGGCGGAGAAACCTGAAAATACGACGTTGGTGATAGCCCCTATTCTCCAAGCGGCGAGCATCGTAATAGGGAGCTCCGGCACCATTGGGAGGTACAGTGTCACTCTGTCGCCTTTTTTAACGCCGAAGTTGCATTTAAGCATACAAGCCACGCGGTTCACCTCGCGGAAGAGGTCGTAGTACGTCAGTTTTCTACGATCTATCGGGTATCCGCTCTCATCAAGAGGTTCGCCTTCCCACTCTATTGCCAGTTTGTTCTTACGCCACGTCTTTACATGCCTATCGACGGCAAGGTAGGAGAGGTTAAGCCTACCTCCAACGAACCACTTATAAAACGGCGGGTTAGAAGCGTCCAGCACCTTGTCCCAAGGCTTAAACCACTCTAGTTCTTTAGCTACACTTTCCCAGAAACTTTCCAGGTTTTCTATTGCTTGTTGATGGAATTTGAAATATGTGTCTATTGGGGTATATTTGTGGCGCCACTTGTCGTTCAGTACATATTCATCAAAGGGTAGCTCGGTCTCTTTTTCTAAGCTTTTTAATGACATGTTAAGATGCGATACAAATCATTTTTAAATGTAACTGAAATTATAAATTTTGATAAATTACGGTACACGTAGATTTTTAATACTAAATGAGAAAAATAAAAAGATCTCAAAAAGTTAATATGTTTTTAAGCTAGTAACTTTTTTACACTCATTTACAATATATTTTACTTGTACAATTTAATCTCTATATTTATGATATGTTTGCTTATTGCCGTAAATGATCTTGTGCTTTGAGGGTGTCGTTTAGCAACGCCATGGCTGTTTCTTTTCTGCCAGCCCCCTTGCCCTTTACATATATTATATTTACCTCTGTGACTATTTCCACAGAGTTTAATGTATAGTCTACATGTATGGGGTCATCCACAGGAAGAGATATTGGCCTCACCTCAGCCTTCCCAGTTTTCAACTCTAGCGACGCGATGTACCTAGTCACAGAGCCCTTCAACGACAGCGTCTCTCTTTCAACCTGGCCAAGAGTTATCCGCTTGCCCAGGGTGTTTGCAATTATTACAAGTTTTGCTGCTGGATCAAGCCCTTCTAGGTCTAGGCGTGGATCAGGTTCTAGTATGCCCATTTCTCTAGCCTCCCTTACTGCTTGGTCAAACGGGATACCATCTTTGTATACCCGGGTCAATATGTAGTTCGTGCTACCGTTAATAATCCCCCTGACCCTTAACACCTCCTGGGGGTGGAGCCCTTGGAGGAGGTCTATTAGGGGGGTCCCCGCCATGACAGTAGCCTTGTAAAATAGCCGCCTGCTCTGCACCTCGTGGAAGGCGAGGGCTAGGGGGGCCTTGTTGGCTGTGACTACGGCCATGCCCTTTGCTAGGGCCTTCTTGAAGAGGGAGAGGGAGGGCTCCGCCGTGTCGTAGTTAGGCGGCGACACGTCCACCAACACCTGGCAGAAGTCAAGAGCCTCCTCTACCGACGTAGGCCTCCCCACTCCGCTTCTTGACACCGCCCCCCTAGGCGCCTTTAAAAGCTCCTTCACCTCTTCCCACGTGAAGCCTTCCTTCTTCACAACGCCGCCTCCGCTGTCGAAGACCGCGCAGAGCCTCAAGCCGGTTCTCTGATAAAGAAGCTCCGCATATGTGCGGCCAACACCACCAAAGCCAAACAGCAATATCACAGCTAAAAATCGCGATGTATTTAAACGTGCACTTAAAGCAAATTGGTGTATGAGCAGAGTTATGTACCTCCTTGGCGGGACTTGGAGACGTACGTGAAGACTAGGCTCGAAGAGGCCGTTGCGGAGGCAGAATTGGCATCGAAGTTTCTAGGGCAAGGCCTATACCGGAATGCTGCTGGGAAGGTATTTCAGGCGTGGAAAGCCCTACTGGCCGCGGCGGCTGCCAAGAATAGAGACCTCGTCCACAAGCGGTTTCCCGGCGTTGTTAAAGACAGGACTCAGAAAAGGAGGTCTAGGGCTGACATGATCATAGCTCTTATGCCTACAAACAGGCTTAGAGAGGTAGCCAGTCTGCTAGTTGAAGTTTTTGGATGGGAGGTGTTGTACCTAACTGAAATCGCTTTAAGCCTCCACGAGTTCCAGTACAACGGTCTTGACAAAGAGGGTATTGTTAGCCGCTACACCAACCTGCAAGACGTCGAGAGAGACATCCACCACCTAGTTGAGAAAACAAGACAGTGGGCGAAAATAATAAGTCAGAACTAAACTGTGTTTGAAAACTTCATAGATGGAAAAATTAGATTTTCCGGAGGAGTAGTGCCAGTTTTACGTGTATGGTCTGTAAGCGTATTGGGTCTTGGGGTTGCTCCGTCTCGCCGAATTTATAGCCGCATTTTTTACATTTTAATATCCTCAACTCGTCGAGTAAGTACACCTCGAAGTTTTCTCTCCCCCTTACGTCGCAGTTGGGGCATCGCCAAAGTTCTGTGGGCCATGTCGATCCGCATATGCACCGAGCCTCGGCGACGAGGCTTTCAAAAATTCCTGTGTCTTGGCGTCTCAGTATTATCAACGAGGCAGGCTCTCCACATACTTTACACCGGTTATTAGCAACTCCCCCGCCGTATTTCAGATACAAGGCTCTCCTTATCAGATAATCCACGAACTCTCTCGGGACGACCCTTTCCGCTGCTTCTCTTGTCTTTTTGATGTCGATACTCTTAACTAAGGGAAGCTCATCGCTTACTCTTACTATTGCTAGGTATTTTGCATGGTCATCTACTTTTTTCAAAAAAGTAGGGAGTTGTTTGAGTTCCTCTAAGCACTCTAGGTCTTCTCCGCAGATTGTCTTATCTAACTCCACGTCTGCTCAGAAACTTCGGCATATGCTTCTTAGCCCATTCAAGTTCAATAGTCCCGTCGCCAAACATCGCGTTGAGAAGCGGCCTATTACTCGGGTGGGTAACTGCAAAGAGGTGCATAGCGACGAAGAGGAGGCCGAGGGCAAAGGCCACGTCGTGGAGGAGCAGGAGAACCCCAGCAGTAGCCGAGGAGAGGCCTAGCGAATCCCTAAAAACTAGCCCAACGCCGCTTATGCCGAAGAGGACGATGGATATAAACAACAATAGTGCCATGTAGGAGACAAGTATGTTGTGCCTATCTAGGCTCTCTTCTATGTCTTTCGGCATCGGCCTACCAAGCATGTAGTGGGCCGCGATGGCCTTTGCCTCTCTAATCTGCTGTCCAATCGGCTTCTTCAAGGGCTTGAATACTTCTACTCTTCTAAAGACTAGGAGATACAGACCGTATACCGTGAGCAAGGCTCCCCATACGAAGCCGATAAAGCGGTGGCTAGTCCTGACAAGCTGGACGCCCGCGGTAAGTGGATCAACGTCAAGTACGGCCGAGAGAGGTGCACCGACGGCGTAGGCAAGCCAACCCATCAGTTCTATGCTAAAAAGTACAGAACCTGTCAAGGCCAGGATTGTAAACAATATCAAATTCCAATGGTGCGCTATTTTATATCCAATACTAACTATTTCAATTTTCATGTATAATAGTGTGAAAAGTAGTTTAAAAATTTTTCTGCCTCAGGACCCCTTTTCTAGTTTGGTTTTCTTTTCCTCTGTCCTATAACGGCGCCAGGCGGCTAGCCCCAGCACCGCGAGCGAAGCGGCTAGCGCAACGCCGCCGTAGATCGTAACAGGCTTTAACAACTCGCGTATTTCTTGTGCGTTGCGCGGGGTCTTATCTGCGAAGTGTTGCTTAACGGCAAAGCTCCTACGCTCAGAGGTCACATATATCCACCTAACGCTTCCTCCTACGTACGAGCTCGCCTCTAGGCCATAGACAACTCTACCCCTCTCCTGCTCCTTCTTTGCAAGCTCCATGACGTCTTTTGCAGGCCCGAAGGTGAAGACGTTGGTGGGACACACCTCTACGCAGGCTGGCAACTTGCCGTTCTGTATCCTGTCAACACAGAAGGTGCACTTGTAATACCTCCCATCTGAGCCCCGTTTCGGCACGTCGTATGGACAAGCCGTTTCGCAGTAGCCGCAGCCTATACACTCGTCCCTATTTATGACAACTGCGCCTTCACCAGTAACCTTAATTGCGCCGACTGGACAAGCCCGGGCACACGGCGCAGCGACACAGTGGAGGCAGTTGTAGGGGAGAAACGCCATGTCGAATTGGCTGAAGGCCACCTCGCCGGCGGGGGTAAGCAACTTCTTAGTCGTGGCGCCCTCGTAATAGAAGACGACCTTCCAATCATCTGCGGTCAGAGACTTCGGCGACGTCAAGGTGCCCGTGAACACTGTCTTCTCGGCGGGTCTCCCGTTCCAGTCCTTACATGCAAGCTGGCATGCCCTGCAACCTATACACTTGTCGAGGTCGACCAAAACAGCGTATCCCTCGTCGGGTTTGGGAAACTTTATCGACACCATGGTCACACCGCCTCGGCCTTCTTTATCTTTCCAATCCATGCCTTAGATTCTTGTATTGTCGTGACCACATCGCCTACGTCCGGGTTTAAGAAGTTGCCCTGTGGGCCGGTGGTGTAACCCTCGAAGCTAAATGCCCAGATGACGTTAACTACTGGTAGTTCGCTGCCATTGACCTGTAGGTAGGCCTCGCCGTCTGTGACATAGGCCTTCATTCTCAAGCTACCTCTTAGAGTAATAACATCTACTAGGTCGCCTGGTTTTATGCCCAATTTTTCAGCCAATTTCTTGGGTACGTACACAAAGGGCTCAGGAACCAGCTCGGCGAGGTAGGGCACGTTTCTACTCATGGCACCGCTGTGCCAATGCTCGGTTAACCTATTGCTGGTTATTACCACCAACTCGCCTGGCACTTGTTTCAAGTCGTCGGGAGTTAGCGCCACGCCTACGTTCTTGCCTTGTACAACACTTGGCTGGTCTTGTAAGACTTGGAGGTTGTAGGGGTTCAGCCACGCAAGAGTTGGATACTTCACAGCGAGCTCCGGAATAGGCGCCTCAACGGGCTCTGTGTGTATGGGCCACTGGAAGTTGTAGCCCTTGTACCAGCCACCCATCTCCTGGATCACCTTGAGAGTGGCGTCTTTCAAACTGCCACTCTGTTGGTAGTACTGCCCCAGGAGATCTCTCATCTTTTGGTAGTTCGGCTTGAAAGATCTCCAGTCCCCACCGGAAAAGAACGGCCTCTTTGCCGCGGCTTTAAACGACGTGGTTTCCTCATCCCAGTATAGAGTATCGTTGACCCAGAGGTAGCGCATTCCTGTTTTCCCCACAAACTCGTCGTATGTGAGGACCTTGACCTCTCCGCCCTCCTCCACGACGAATTTACCCATTATTCTCACCTCACCCGTCTTAACGAAGTGCATGATGTCCAGCCCTCCAAAAACGTCAGCCATTCCGGAAAGCCTCCGCTTAAACGAGCGGGGAACCCAGTAGTTGTGGCCTGGCACAAACGCGGGTTTGTACTCGCCGGTAACTTCGTCTATCCACTCTCCGGTTTCGCCGGTGACTACCCACTCTTTCCCGGCGGCGCTTACCTTGTCGACTACGCCGAGGACTGCCTTAAGGGAGTCGTAGTTATATAGGAACCTGACGTTCATTGGCCATGACCAGCCCCAGTCCTTGTAGACGCGGAATTCTTGGCTGAAAGTGCCGTCGATCTGCCCTGGCTTTCTGAATTGCGCGATTCTCCTCATTGTGGTGAACTCATCTCTTATGGGGTCGTATATGCCCTGGTATATCAGAGTGGTGAAGTTTATCTCTTTATTTATAATGCGTGGATTAACCTCAGCCTCGATAGGCGAGATCGGGGTGCTCTTACCAAGTCCTCCGGAGTAGTCCCAGCTGGCATCCGGCTTTAACGGCCTCTCGTACACGAAGACTAATTTTCCGCCCTTCCTAAACTTCACGTCCTCCTTCTTGACACCCGCCGCCTCGCTGGGCAGGAGAACGGCCCCGGCCCTTCTTAGATACTGATACAGTTTTGTCACGATCCAGTAGTCAGGCCGAGCGTCGCCCTTTGGCGGCACAGCTCTATAAGTCCACTGTATCGTCCTATTACCATTTGTCCTCGTACCCTCCTTCTCCGCGAAGGAGGCTACTGGTAAAACCACATCAGCAAACCACGCGGTCTCGGTTTCGAATATGTCCGACACAACTAATAAGTCAAGCGAAGCTAGGCCTGCCATAATAATTTTGGCATTTGGATTCGTCACAGCAGGGTTCTCCCCAAATATGATCGCGGCTCTTATTTCCTTTGCAAGAGCCCTCCTTGGGAACATCACCTCTGTAGTTCCTGTACCCATTGGGAAGTCGCATACCACTGTTCCATTTACTGGGTCGTCCTCGGGCACAGTGCCGCAGAACATCCCCCATGCGAGCTCGAACCTGCGCCAGCCGTAGAATTTAAACACTTGAAGCACCTTGGAGAGGTCTGCCTTCCCCAGATCGGGCGCTGTGGTTGAGAACCTATCCCGCGCCCACTGGGGGACTGACCAGCTCCAAGCGTCAGGCATTCCCTGGAGCTTCCAGTCTTGGTATAGCCTAATTTCAAATGTGGAGGCTGGGAATCCGTGGTAGCCGGGTAGCCCATCTACGCCTGAGCCCTGCATATCGGTGGCGCCCTGGACGTTGCTATGGCCTCTGAATGGGTGCGTGCCCCCACCGGGATACCCCACATTGCCCAATAAGAGTTGCACTAATGCCGCTGCTCTTATTATGTTGATGGTCGCGTTTGTGTGTTGGGTGAGTCCCATTGCCCACTGTATTATGCCGTGCTTCTTGTGGTTGGTCACAACGCCGCTGTTCTCTACATAGATCCGCGCCACTGTCTTCAGCAAATCGACGGGTACGCCGCTGATAGAGGAGACGGTTTGAGCGTCGTACTCCTTGAGTAGCTCTTTCAAGTCGGCGAGGTCGTCGTCG from Pyrobaculum arsenaticum DSM 13514 includes:
- a CDS encoding homoserine dehydrogenase, which codes for MILLFGFGGVGRTYAELLYQRTGLRLCAVFDSGGGVVKKEGFTWEEVKELLKAPRGAVSRSGVGRPTSVEEALDFCQVLVDVSPPNYDTAEPSLSLFKKALAKGMAVVTANKAPLALAFHEVQSRRLFYKATVMAGTPLIDLLQGLHPQEVLRVRGIINGSTNYILTRVYKDGIPFDQAVREAREMGILEPDPRLDLEGLDPAAKLVIIANTLGKRITLGQVERETLSLKGSVTRYIASLELKTGKAEVRPISLPVDDPIHVDYTLNSVEIVTEVNIIYVKGKGAGRKETAMALLNDTLKAQDHLRQ
- a CDS encoding PaREP1 family protein is translated as MYEQSYVPPWRDLETYVKTRLEEAVAEAELASKFLGQGLYRNAAGKVFQAWKALLAAAAAKNRDLVHKRFPGVVKDRTQKRRSRADMIIALMPTNRLREVASLLVEVFGWEVLYLTEIALSLHEFQYNGLDKEGIVSRYTNLQDVERDIHHLVEKTRQWAKIISQN
- the acs gene encoding acetate--CoA ligase, yielding MSLKSLEKETELPFDEYVLNDKWRHKYTPIDTYFKFHQQAIENLESFWESVAKELEWFKPWDKVLDASNPPFYKWFVGGRLNLSYLAVDRHVKTWRKNKLAIEWEGEPLDESGYPIDRRKLTYYDLFREVNRVACMLKCNFGVKKGDRVTLYLPMVPELPITMLAAWRIGAITNVVFSGFSADALAERINDSQSRIVITADGFWRRGKVVRLKEVVDSALEKAPGVENVIVLPRLGLKDVPMTEGRDFWWNRLMQGIPPNTYIEPEPVESEHPSFILYTSGTTGKPKGIVHDTGGWAVHVYATMKWVFDIRDDDIYWCTADIGWVTGHSYVVLGPLLMGTTEIIYEGAPDYPQPDRWWSIIERYGVTILYTSPTAIRMFMRYGEAWPGKHDLSTLRIIHSVGEPINPEAWRWAYRVLGNEKVAFGSTWWMTETGGIVISHAPGLYLVPMKPGTNGPPLPGFEVDVVDENGNPVPPGVKGYLVIKKPWPGMLHGIWGDPERYVKTYWSRFPGMFYVGDYAIKDKDGYIWVLGRADEVIKVAGHRLGTYELESAFVAHPAVAEAAVVGVPDAIKGEVPIAFVVLKQGVTPTEELRKELREHIRKSIGPIAEPAQIFFVTKLPKTRSGKIMRRLLKAVATGAPLGDVTTLEDETSVEEAKKAYEELKAEMAGP
- a CDS encoding 4Fe-4S dicluster domain-containing protein, producing the protein MVSIKFPKPDEGYAVLVDLDKCIGCRACQLACKDWNGRPAEKTVFTGTLTSPKSLTADDWKVVFYYEGATTKKLLTPAGEVAFSQFDMAFLPYNCLHCVAAPCARACPVGAIKVTGEGAVVINRDECIGCGYCETACPYDVPKRGSDGRYYKCTFCVDRIQNGKLPACVEVCPTNVFTFGPAKDVMELAKKEQERGRVVYGLEASSYVGGSVRWIYVTSERRSFAVKQHFADKTPRNAQEIRELLKPVTIYGGVALAASLAVLGLAAWRRYRTEEKKTKLEKGS
- a CDS encoding formate dehydrogenase subunit alpha, translated to MTVSVGRRGFLKIAGLASLALGIGAEAQVPFKSGKAVWELGEIGGKVDLPKASVVPVVCLYCSVGCSIDMYTSGGKIIWSRGSVDSPLNFGALCPKGKAAFQLVENELRLTKPLIRTGPKPPPEEILSAKSWDELVSIIKKYPPKWREATWDEAFQYIASKLAAILSEWRNATGAPKQKDGYYYVGKDVPVQIIGSSTLLNEEAYLSKKLATFLGTSNMDSQFRKCHSSTVSSLAVTYGWGAETASNEDLALADVVLFWSSPAEAHPLSFIYFLKGKKERGTIFITFDPRYSRTAAASDIWVPFRPGTDAAILLYILHYAFYERETPIDQLDEFKRLRTRWNITDDDLADLKELLKEYDAQTVSSISGVPVDLLKTVARIYVENSGVVTNHKKHGIIQWAMGLTQHTNATINIIRAAALVQLLLGNVGYPGGGTHPFRGHSNVQGATDMQGSGVDGLPGYHGFPASTFEIRLYQDWKLQGMPDAWSWSVPQWARDRFSTTAPDLGKADLSKVLQVFKFYGWRRFELAWGMFCGTVPEDDPVNGTVVCDFPMGTGTTEVMFPRRALAKEIRAAIIFGENPAVTNPNAKIIMAGLASLDLLVVSDIFETETAWFADVVLPVASFAEKEGTRTNGNRTIQWTYRAVPPKGDARPDYWIVTKLYQYLRRAGAVLLPSEAAGVKKEDVKFRKGGKLVFVYERPLKPDASWDYSGGLGKSTPISPIEAEVNPRIINKEINFTTLIYQGIYDPIRDEFTTMRRIAQFRKPGQIDGTFSQEFRVYKDWGWSWPMNVRFLYNYDSLKAVLGVVDKVSAAGKEWVVTGETGEWIDEVTGEYKPAFVPGHNYWVPRSFKRRLSGMADVFGGLDIMHFVKTGEVRIMGKFVVEEGGEVKVLTYDEFVGKTGMRYLWVNDTLYWDEETTSFKAAAKRPFFSGGDWRSFKPNYQKMRDLLGQYYQQSGSLKDATLKVIQEMGGWYKGYNFQWPIHTEPVEAPIPELAVKYPTLAWLNPYNLQVLQDQPSVVQGKNVGVALTPDDLKQVPGELVVITSNRLTEHWHSGAMSRNVPYLAELVPEPFVYVPKKLAEKLGIKPGDLVDVITLRGSLRMKAYVTDGEAYLQVNGSELPVVNVIWAFSFEGYTTGPQGNFLNPDVGDVVTTIQESKAWIGKIKKAEAV
- a CDS encoding cytochrome b/b6 domain-containing protein, with protein sequence MKIEIVSIGYKIAHHWNLILFTILALTGSVLFSIELMGWLAYAVGAPLSAVLDVDPLTAGVQLVRTSHRFIGFVWGALLTVYGLYLLVFRRVEVFKPLKKPIGQQIREAKAIAAHYMLGRPMPKDIEESLDRHNILVSYMALLLFISIVLFGISGVGLVFRDSLGLSSATAGVLLLLHDVAFALGLLFVAMHLFAVTHPSNRPLLNAMFGDGTIELEWAKKHMPKFLSRRGVR